The following coding sequences are from one Candidatus Binataceae bacterium window:
- a CDS encoding ComF family protein: MLRYLLNFVYPPRCAMCGVSMPIDSARRLCARCLAGIEPLAGALCDVCGTPLAHDDGSQRCRQCLVLPPAFDSARAITRYRAGAEGSNTVGSLLRRHKYGLDQSLGRALAECLDAAPPLAADGYDLVIPVPLHRARLRWRGFNQAALLGSALARRFKCPIDVATLARVRPTPPQTARDHAERARNVRNAFKVCRPARVAGRRVLLVDDVMTTGATVGECARVLRAAGARRIDVFTLARVL, encoded by the coding sequence ATGTTGCGCTATCTGCTCAATTTTGTTTATCCGCCGCGATGCGCGATGTGCGGCGTGTCGATGCCGATCGACTCTGCTCGCCGCCTGTGCGCGCGATGCCTGGCCGGTATTGAGCCGCTCGCGGGAGCGCTGTGCGACGTATGCGGCACGCCGCTGGCGCACGATGATGGCAGTCAGCGTTGCCGGCAGTGCCTGGTTTTGCCACCTGCTTTCGACTCTGCACGTGCGATTACCCGCTATCGTGCCGGCGCCGAGGGCTCGAACACCGTCGGTTCGCTCTTGCGCCGCCACAAGTACGGTCTCGACCAGTCGCTGGGACGCGCGCTGGCGGAATGCCTCGACGCCGCGCCGCCGCTCGCAGCCGACGGCTACGATCTCGTCATCCCCGTGCCGCTTCATCGCGCGCGCCTGCGATGGCGCGGCTTCAATCAGGCGGCGCTGCTGGGCTCGGCACTCGCCCGCCGGTTCAAATGCCCCATCGACGTCGCCACGCTAGCCCGCGTACGTCCGACTCCGCCGCAGACGGCGCGTGACCACGCCGAACGCGCCCGCAACGTGCGCAACGCGTTCAAGGTGTGCCGGCCGGCGCGCGTCGCCGGCCGGCGCGTGCTGCTTGTTGACGACGTCATGACCACCGGCGCGACGGTCGGCGAATGCGCGCGCGTGCTCCGCGCCGCCGGCGCCCGGCGTATCGACGTCTTCACCCTGGCCCGCGTCCTGTGA
- a CDS encoding CoA transferase: MKTPLDGIRVIDWTIWQQGPYSTALLGDLGAEVIKLETLEGDPGRAIFAVSGSTTERNGRNFYFESNNRHKKSVTLDLKKPQAREIVYRLVERSDVFVQNYRKGVAQRLGLDYKTLREHNPKLIYATASGYGPEGPDSGEPSFDYLAQARSGIMNIAGINSDEPVYLFGGVADQMGAIMLCYGVLTALLARERYGVGQEVNASHLGSMIALQGLNLSCRTILGTEFRRNTRENSFNPLWNHYRCADGKWLTLGMIQADRYWKDLCNTLGAPELIDDPRFKDIAVRGKHCKELIAIFDRIFATQPRDEWMRRLKAGGDFIYTVVNRVSDLPDDPQVQANEYVVNYQHPTMGEMKLVGFPVRFSETPAEPRGHAPELGEHTEMILTEMLGYSWEDVARLKESGVI; the protein is encoded by the coding sequence ATGAAGACGCCGCTTGACGGAATAAGGGTCATCGACTGGACGATCTGGCAGCAGGGGCCGTATTCTACCGCGCTGCTCGGCGACCTGGGCGCTGAAGTCATCAAGCTTGAGACACTGGAGGGCGACCCGGGACGCGCGATTTTCGCGGTTTCCGGCAGCACCACCGAGCGCAACGGGCGCAACTTTTACTTCGAATCCAACAACCGTCACAAGAAGAGCGTCACGCTGGATTTGAAAAAGCCTCAAGCGCGCGAGATCGTTTACCGTCTGGTCGAACGGAGCGACGTGTTCGTGCAAAACTACCGCAAGGGCGTCGCCCAGCGGCTCGGCCTCGACTACAAGACCCTGCGCGAGCACAACCCTAAGCTCATCTATGCGACCGCCTCCGGCTACGGGCCCGAAGGGCCCGACAGCGGCGAGCCATCGTTCGATTACCTGGCGCAGGCGCGTTCCGGGATCATGAATATCGCCGGCATCAATAGCGACGAGCCGGTGTACCTGTTCGGCGGGGTGGCCGACCAGATGGGCGCGATCATGTTGTGCTACGGCGTGCTGACGGCGTTACTCGCACGCGAGCGCTACGGCGTCGGACAGGAGGTCAACGCGTCGCATCTCGGCTCGATGATCGCGCTCCAGGGGCTCAATCTCTCGTGCCGCACGATCCTGGGGACCGAGTTCCGCCGCAATACGCGCGAGAATTCCTTCAATCCGCTGTGGAACCACTACCGATGCGCGGACGGCAAGTGGCTGACACTCGGGATGATCCAGGCCGATCGCTACTGGAAGGACCTGTGCAACACGCTCGGCGCGCCCGAGCTGATCGACGACCCGCGCTTCAAAGACATCGCGGTGCGCGGCAAGCATTGCAAGGAACTGATCGCGATCTTCGACCGGATCTTCGCGACCCAGCCTCGCGACGAGTGGATGCGGCGGCTGAAGGCGGGCGGCGACTTCATCTACACCGTCGTCAATCGCGTCTCCGACCTGCCCGACGACCCGCAGGTGCAAGCCAACGAGTATGTGGTCAACTATCAACATCCCACAATGGGCGAGATGAAGCTGGTCGGCTTCCCGGTGCGCTTCAGCGAGACGCCGGCCGAGCCGCGCGGCCACGCGCCCGAGCTGGGCGAACACACCGAAATGATCCTGACCGAGATGCTGGGCTATAGCTGGGAGGACGTGGCGCGGCTTAAGGAGTCGGGTGTAATCTGA
- a CDS encoding nuclear transport factor 2 family protein produces the protein MPAITGTMEDREQIRELYARYAIYIDNSQFDDWVNCFTEDGIFESPMLGKHEGHAALRRFCSSYKESWAGAQVRHMMVNVSFDVHGDHAHGTCNLIYFHIKGGKTELAAVGGYRDELRKVGANWLFAHRKVWVDK, from the coding sequence ATGCCAGCAATCACCGGCACCATGGAAGACCGCGAGCAGATCCGCGAGCTTTACGCCCGCTATGCGATTTACATCGACAACAGCCAGTTCGACGACTGGGTCAACTGCTTTACCGAGGACGGGATTTTCGAAAGCCCGATGCTCGGCAAACATGAGGGGCACGCCGCGCTGCGGCGCTTTTGCTCGTCGTACAAAGAATCGTGGGCGGGCGCGCAGGTGCGCCACATGATGGTTAACGTGAGCTTCGACGTCCACGGGGACCACGCCCATGGCACCTGCAACCTGATCTATTTCCATATCAAGGGCGGCAAGACCGAGCTGGCCGCGGTCGGCGGCTACCGCGACGAGCTACGCAAGGTCGGCGCCAACTGGCTGTTCGCCCATCGCAAGGTCTGGGTGGACAAGTAA
- a CDS encoding RluA family pseudouridine synthase, producing MSAQDARERLDQYLVRRGFARSRRAARQMLAQGLVRVNGRPRGKGELVGTSDRVEVAAAPVLAALAPDPDVALEILFCDSAVLVVNKSAPLPCHPLRPGERGTVMNGVVARFPRAAASGDDLREGGLVHRLDNGTSGALLVALERVAFAELRAAIRAGCIRRTYHALVAGEFKEPLQIDAPLAHHPRSARRMLAVGATRTGARPAATAVEPIRRIGRFSLVAVTPRTGMRHQIRVHLSQAGYPIAGDALYGGPPLRALAPGRFWLHLAEIEFRSPGSGAARVRAPLPRDLEDALHEAGRSARG from the coding sequence TTGAGCGCCCAGGACGCGCGCGAACGGCTCGATCAGTACTTGGTGCGGCGCGGCTTTGCGCGCTCGCGCCGCGCCGCGCGCCAGATGCTGGCGCAGGGCTTGGTGCGCGTCAACGGCCGGCCGCGCGGCAAGGGCGAGTTGGTCGGCACTTCGGACCGCGTCGAGGTGGCGGCGGCGCCGGTCCTGGCCGCTCTCGCGCCCGACCCTGATGTTGCGCTTGAGATTCTCTTTTGTGACTCCGCCGTGCTGGTCGTCAACAAGTCCGCGCCCCTCCCATGCCATCCACTGCGTCCCGGCGAGCGCGGCACCGTGATGAACGGAGTGGTTGCGCGCTTCCCGCGGGCGGCCGCATCCGGCGACGATTTGCGCGAGGGCGGCCTGGTCCACCGACTGGACAACGGCACGTCGGGCGCGCTGCTGGTGGCGTTGGAGCGGGTAGCGTTCGCTGAGTTGCGCGCCGCCATCCGCGCCGGATGCATCCGCCGCACCTACCATGCGCTGGTTGCGGGAGAATTTAAAGAACCACTTCAAATCGACGCGCCGCTCGCCCACCATCCGCGCAGCGCGCGTCGGATGCTCGCCGTGGGCGCGACGCGCACCGGGGCGCGCCCGGCCGCGACGGCGGTTGAGCCGATCCGTCGAATCGGGCGCTTCAGCCTGGTCGCGGTGACGCCGCGCACCGGGATGCGCCATCAGATTCGTGTCCATCTCTCGCAGGCGGGCTATCCTATCGCCGGGGATGCGCTGTACGGCGGGCCGCCGCTTCGAGCGCTTGCGCCCGGCCGCTTCTGGCTCCATCTGGCGGAAATCGAATTTCGCTCGCCCGGCTCGGGAGCGGCGCGCGTGCGCGCGCCGCTGCCGCGCGATTTGGAGGACGCGCTGCACGAAGCAGGACGCAGCGCGCGGGGCTAG